In the Streptomyces coeruleoprunus genome, CGCCGACAGCGACTGGTGGTGGTGGCTCGTCCCGGCGGGCTCCGACGCGGAGCTGCGCTGGCCGCTGCCCGCCTGCTACGCGCCGGACGCGTACGTACCGGACCGGCGGCCCCGGCTGATCCACCGCCCGGGCAGCACCTCCCCGTACACGCCGCCCATCCCGCTCTACTTGATGGTCTGTCAACTGACCGGTGTGGCGCCCGCCTGGTCGGTCCCGGACCTGGAGCCCCGCCCCTGACCGACCGTCAACCTCGCTTCGGACCCAGGGGTTCGACGGTCGCCTCGCAGCGCATTCTGCGGTCGTGGCCGACCGTCCGCGACGGACCCGTGAGCGAGAGCCGGAGCGTGTGGCGGACATCGGTGCTCGACGCCGCCACGTGCACGTCCAGCGGCCCCGGATCGAGGTGCCGGGTTCCGTCGGGCCCCGCGTACGCGGCGATGTCGGCCGGGAACGCGAAGCGGACACGGGCCGCGGCGCCGGGGGCGAGCGGGACGCGGGCGTACCCGATGAGGCGGGCGACCGGGCGGGCGTAGCGGCCGGCGGGAGCGTCGAGGTAGAGCTGGACGACCTCGGTGCCGGGGCGGGTGCCGGTGTTGCGGACGGTCAGGGCGATGCCGGTCTCGCCGTCCGTGGGGAGGGCGGTGGCGGTCGCCTCCGCGGCGGTCCACGCGAACGTCGTGTACGACAGGCCGTGGCCGAACGGGTGGAGCGGCGTCGGGTCGAGGGAACTGGCCTCGCTCAGGTGACCGAGCGGCGGGGCGAGGTACGTCCAGGGCTGGCCGCCGGGGTCGCGCGGCACGCTCACGGGGAGGCGGCCGGAGGGTTCGACGCGGCCGGTGAGGACGCGGGCGACGGCGGGGCCGCCCTCCTCGCCCGGGAAGAACGCCTGGACGGCCGCCGCGAGCCGGTCCGCCCAGCGGCCGAGCGCGTACGGGCGGCCGGTCAGGAGGACGAGCACGACGGGCGTGCCGGTGGCGAGGAGCCGGTCGAGCAGGGCGCCCTGGCCGTCGGGCAGTTCGAGGTCGGGCGCGTCGCAGCCCTCGCCGGAGGTTCCCCGTCCGAAGAGGCCCGAGCGGTCGCCGAGGACGGCGACGCACAGGTCGGCGCCGGCCACGTCGGCGGGGTCGGTGACGAGGTCCGTGCCGGGCAGTTCGGCGCGCAGTGCGTCGAGGAGCGTGGGGACGTCCACGCCCAGGGGCAGCTCCGGGTGCTCGACGCCGACGTGGCGCGGGAAGCTGTAGCAGCCGAGCATGCCCGCCGGGTCGTCGGCGAGGGGGCCCACGACGGCGATGCGGCCGCCGGGTCGCAGCGGGAGCACCCCGGCCGTGTCGGCGAGGACGACGACGGACTCCTCGGCGACGCGGCGGGCCAGCGCGCGCAGGTGCGGCGGGTCCAGGTCGAGGGAGGCCGGCGGGGCCGGGGGCGACCAGTCG is a window encoding:
- a CDS encoding beta-glucosidase, which produces MAHPWQDTTLPAPVRAADLLARMTLEEKLAQLAGVWPGSTGDGGEDVAPLQHEVAEDIDLDALLPYGLGQVTRPFGTAPVEPAEGAARLAALQKRVAGANRFGIPALAHEECLTGFTAWRATVFPTPLAWGATFDPELIAEMAAGIGATLAAAGVHQGLAPVLDVTRDPRWGRTEETIGEDPYLVATLGTAYVRGLQSAGVVATLKHFAGYAGSRGARNHAPVSIGPRELADVVLPPFEMAVRDGGARSVMAAYNDLDGLPAHAHRPLLTRLLREEWDFGGTVVADYFGVSFLELAHRVAASPAGAAALALDAGVDVELPAVRCYGTPLRDAVRTGAVPEDLVDRAALRVLTQKCELGLLDPDWSPPAPPASLDLDPPHLRALARRVAEESVVVLADTAGVLPLRPGGRIAVVGPLADDPAGMLGCYSFPRHVGVEHPELPLGVDVPTLLDALRAELPGTDLVTDPADVAGADLCVAVLGDRSGLFGRGTSGEGCDAPDLELPDGQGALLDRLLATGTPVVLVLLTGRPYALGRWADRLAAAVQAFFPGEEGGPAVARVLTGRVEPSGRLPVSVPRDPGGQPWTYLAPPLGHLSEASSLDPTPLHPFGHGLSYTTFAWTAAEATATALPTDGETGIALTVRNTGTRPGTEVVQLYLDAPAGRYARPVARLIGYARVPLAPGAAARVRFAFPADIAAYAGPDGTRHLDPGPLDVHVAASSTDVRHTLRLSLTGPSRTVGHDRRMRCEATVEPLGPKRG